The Branchiostoma floridae strain S238N-H82 chromosome 8, Bfl_VNyyK, whole genome shotgun sequence genome has a segment encoding these proteins:
- the LOC118420768 gene encoding 14-3-3 protein zeta/delta-like: protein MADKNLLVAKARMTEQAERWDDMVLCMKELVELDVVLTEEERNLLSSAYKNTVGARRNAWRVLTEMEQRTTDKGRDNIELAKGSREKVETELKEMCGDVVSLLDKFLIPRADTAESEVFYWKMKGDYFRYQAEISKGDEEGMVTKGKKVLESYCNAQEKAAQLPTTHPLRLRLALNLSEFHYEIGNPEVACRLAREAFDAAIPEMDGLYEESTYKDTELVMQLLRDNLTLWSTEVEDKREY, encoded by the exons ATGGCTGACAAGAACCTTCTGGTGGCGAAGGCCAGG ATGACGGAACAAGCGGAACGCTGGGACGACATGGTGTTGTGTATGAAGGAGCTGGTGGAGCTGGACGTGGTCCTGACTGAGGAGGAGAGGAACCTGCTGTCCTCGGCCTACAAGAACACGGTGGGGGCCCGGAGGAACGCCTGGCGGGTCCTTACGGAAATGGAGCAGAGGACGACTGACAAAGGAAGAGATAACATTGAATTGGCGAAGGGCTCACGGGAGAAAGTGGAGACCGAGTTGAAGGAGATGTGCGGCGACGTCGTGTCGCTGCTCGACAAGTTCCTCATCCCCAGAGCCGACACGGCGGAGAGCGAAGTCTTCTACTGGAAGATGAAGGGAGACTACTTTCGGTACCAGGCGGAAATCAGCAAGGGCGACGAAGAGGGCATGGTGACGAAGGGCAAGAAGGTCCTGGAGTCCTACTGTAATGCTCAGGAGAAGGCTGCCCAGCTGCCCACAACACACCCCTTACGACTAAGATTGGCGCTAAACTTATCAGAGTTCCACTACGAGATCGGGAACCCTGAAGTAGCGTGCCGGCTGGCGAGGGAAGCTTTCGATGCCGCGATACCGGAGATGGACGGCCTGTATGAAGAGTCAACGTACAAAGACACCGAGCTCGTCATGCAGCTACTTCGGGATAACCTCACGCTTTGGTCGACCGAGGTTGAAGACAAACGGGAGTACTAG